One genomic window of Desulfuromonas sp. includes the following:
- a CDS encoding helix-turn-helix transcriptional regulator yields the protein MAQNRVKQLREALLMSKAELARKAGVSPLTVDRIERGAACRMATMRKIILALGLPLEEKEKVFPGGDD from the coding sequence ATGGCTCAGAATCGTGTTAAACAATTACGTGAAGCCCTGCTTATGAGCAAGGCGGAACTGGCTCGCAAGGCCGGGGTTTCCCCCTTGACCGTGGACCGCATCGAACGCGGCGCCGCCTGCCGTATGGCCACCATGCGAAAGATTATTCTCGCTCTCGGCTTGCCTCTGGAGGAGAAGGAGAAGGTTTTTCCCGGAGGCGACGATTAG